A window of Hordeum vulgare subsp. vulgare chromosome 5H, MorexV3_pseudomolecules_assembly, whole genome shotgun sequence genomic DNA:
CATTACACTACTTCAgccgacgatcacgtataaaaacgcttgaggagatctccgttccatgcgcgcggctcgtctgtctccctctgaatgttgtagagtctgtatgctccgttgttcagcaccttggaaatgatgaaaggcccttcccaggccggagccaacttgtgtggtctttgctgatccactcggagcaccaaatcgccagcttggaaaGTGCGACTCCTCACGTGACGcgcgtgaaagcgtcgcagatcttgctggtaaattgtcgagcgagtaagtgccatctcacgctcctcctctagaagattgactccgtcttgccttgcttgttctgcttcggcttcggagaagagttcgactcgcggggcattgtgaagcaggtcactcggaaggaccgcttctgctccataaacgaggaagaacggtgatcgccctgttgatctgttcggagtggtgcggaggccccaaagcactgaaggtaactcggtgtcccatgcaccagcagcatgtcctacctctcgcaagagtcggggcttcaaaccttgaaggataagtccattcgcgcgCTCAGCTtgcccattggattgaggatgtgctacggaagcgaaatccactcggataccttgactcgcacagaagcctttgaatctgtccgagtcgaagtttgtcccattgtctgtgattatgctgtgaggcactccgaatctggagatgatgtccctgacaaactgaacggctgtggaggcgtcgagtttcttgatgggcttggcttctatccattttgtaaacttgtcgattgccaccaacagatgtgtgtagcctccttggcctgtcttgaatggtccgactgtgtctaatccccaaactgcaaatggccacacaagtgggattgtctttagtgcagacgttggcttgtgggacttgttggagtagaactgacagccttcacatcgatcgaccatagctttggccatctcgttagcctgcagccagaagaatccagctctgaacgccttggcgacgattgctctcgaagaagcgtgatggctgCAAGTtctcgagtggatatcctctaggatcaattgtccttcctctggggaaatgcaacgttggaggacgcctgaaacactctccttgtacaattgaccgtcaatgacagtgaatgccttcgacctgcgaactatttgccgggcttggacttcttcttctggaagttcttgtctcaggatatatgccatgatcggcacagtccaatcgggaacgactaccagaatctctgtgaccagatcaaccacagcaggcacatcaacttcagtcggatctgttgtgctcttgggttgtactggttcttccgtgaagggatcttctttaactgaaggaagatggaggtgctcaaggcagacatcactcgggactggtctccgagtggatccgagtttcgccaactcgtcagctgcttggttcttcagtcttggaacatgatgaagttctagaccttcaaacttcttctccagcttcctgactgcattgcagtatgttgtcatggtggggttccttacgtcccactctttcatcacttggttgaccaccaagtccgaatcgccgtagaccatcaggcgatggacgccgagtgagatggccatgcgcaatccgtagagaagagcttcatactctgcctcgttgttagaggaatcaaagtgtatctgaagcacgtacttgagcttgtcaccctttggcgatatgatcacaacaccagcgccggatccattcaacatcttagacccatcgaagaacattgtccaatgagccgagtagatgtgagtcggttgctattgttctacccattctgctataaagtaagccagggcttgagacttaatggctttcttggcctcgaacttgatgtcgcagtacaacatctccatcgcccacttcgccactcggcccgatgcgtcccgattgtggagaatttccgacaacggagcatcagaaacgacagataccgagtggtcttggaaataatgggccaccttctttgaagtcatatagatcccatagataagcttttgataatggggatacctctgcttggaaggggtcaggacttcggagacgtagtacactagccgctgaactttgtatgctttgccttcttcttctcgctcgactataagaacagtactgacgacttgatttgtagccgcgatatatagaagaaggggctctttactgagcggagcagtaagaaccggttgggtggaaagtaggactttgaggtcgtcgaatgcgacttgggcttcgtctgtccactcgaaggtatctgacttcttcatgagtcagtacagaggaagtgctttttcgccgagtcgactgatgaacctgctcaaagccgttaggcaacctgtgagccgttgaacatcgtgtattctgaccggcctatccattcggatgatggtcccgatcttttcggggttaacatcgatccctcgttcggaaacgaagaaaccgagtaactttccgctcggaacaccgaatgaacatttggccgggtttagcttgatatcgtacctacgaaggttggcgaatgtttctgccaagtcagtcagcaggtcggaacctttgcgtgacttgactacgatatcatccatgtatgcctccacattgcgaccgatctggtcgaggagacatttttggatcatgcgcataaaggtagctcctgcattcttcagaccgaaaggcatagtgatgtagcagaagcacccaaacggggtgatgaaggctgttttcaactcatcgggaccatacagacggatctgatgataacccgagtaggcatcaaggaatgacaaacgctcgcaaccagcagtcgaatcgacaatttgatctatgcgggggagcggaaaatggtctttcgagcagaccttattgaggtgcttgaagtcaatgcacattcggagtgacttgtccttcttgggcaccatgacgacattggcgagccactcagagtggtgaacctcgcgaatgaagttggcagccagcagcttggccacctcttctccgattgccttcctcttgtgcgcggcggaccgacgcaggcgctctcgaacgggccgagcgacgagatccacatgcagtcggtgcttagccaactccctgggcacacccagcatgtcagaaggtttccatgcgaacatgtcccagttctcacggaggaattgggtgagctcggcttcctatttaggatcgagggtggtggagatgttcgtcggggcggcagactcgtccgtcgggtggatgctgaccttcttagtctctcccgccgactggaacgcggactcagaagttggcttctttgagcgcattaagtcggcagggtcgactgtcttcttgtactcttcgagctcgagtacagccatctgctggtcggcgatccttgatccctcttgcagacactcctcggctcgctgacggttgccgatgatggtgataacaccttttggaccgggcatcttcagcttcaagtacacatagcacggacGTGCCATCAAACTtacgtacgccgggcggcccaaaattgcgtggtaagcgctctggaagtctaccacctcaaaagtgagcttctccttgcgaaagttcttgtcagagccgaagatgacttccaatgcgatctggccgagtgacttggccttccgtccagggacgactccgtggaactgcatattgctctcgctgagtcgggacatcggaatgcccattcccttgagagtgtcggcgtacatgatgtttagtccgctaccgccgtccatgaggactttgcgcagttggactccttccaccaccgggtcgacgaccagagcctgtcttcctggagtggggacatgcgttggatggtccaactgatcaaaggtgatcgcagtctgagaccatctaaggaacttgggagcagtcggaacgaccatgttgacctctctgttcactagcttcagtcgactcttgctttcgatgtcagcaaaaatcatgagggttgcatggacttgggggaacggatcctccttatcctcctcatcttgttcaggattcttctcactcggctgcccttcgctgaacccctggatcaggagacagcactgccgagtggtgtgcttcgcgtatatggggttgccttcctcgtccatcttcgtgtgaactggacaaggctggtccaggatgggattgttgaaaggcttcttcttgggggtaaactgcgctttccctttgcccttgaacttggcgctagttacagctgcagcttctgcttgcggtgtgggcggaaccttttgtttctgcttccgagtgttacctccgtcggcatcgccgactgtcttgtgtttgccgctccggatgcggtcctcttcttcgccatttgcgtagcgagccgctatctccatcatcttgctcatggagatgtcgcccattcgaccaaacttcaagtacagttctctgtaccgcacgcctgccttaaaGGCGCGGacggcttgatgctcggtgacgttctccaccgtgtggtagagagttgtccatcgctagatgaagtcgcgcaagggctcattcggcttctggacacagtgttgaagctccacaaggcctgcagggcgtttgcacgtcccttcgaaggtcctgatgaacactcgggctagatctgcccaactgtaaatgcttgagggggccaactggttcaggcaagctcgagccgagccgtcgagcatcagagggaggttcttcatagcgacatggtcgtctcctcctccgatctggactgccactcggtagtcgtctagccatgtttcgggcttggactcccctgtaaattt
This region includes:
- the LOC123399787 gene encoding uncharacterized protein K02A2.6-like, coding for KPTSALKTIPLVWPFAVWGLDTVGPFKTGQGGYTHLLVAIDKFTKWIEAKPIKKLDASTAVQFVRDIISRFGVPHSIITDNGTNFDSDRFKGFCASQGIRVDFASVAHPQSNGQAERANGLILQGLKPRLLREVGHAAGAWDTELPSVLWGLRTTPNRSTGRSPFFLVYGAEAVLPSDLLHNAPRVELFSEAEAEQARQDGVNLLEEEREMALTRSTIYQQDLRRFHARHVRSRTFQAGDLVLRVDQQRPHKLA